The Cynocephalus volans isolate mCynVol1 chromosome 2, mCynVol1.pri, whole genome shotgun sequence genome window below encodes:
- the SPATA9 gene encoding spermatogenesis-associated protein 9, with protein MPIKPIGWICGQVLKSFSGRIEGIQKAIMDLVDEFKDEFPTILRLSQSNQKRESVQKTSKVRMAIALAKINRGTLIQGLNSISRSSKSVAKLMQPQLVCRLLELRDISHRLLREVNEPRQPLYNMQARKGSLFEIISFPAKTALTSIMYASYAVLIYLAVCVNAVLEKIKNIFQEEESIRQNIEDSKNFRKAFSEPMLLEPIFPEDEIKAKPYRSLPEKPDNISHHPKISANKQSNKIQVLHSVFD; from the exons ATGCCAATCAAACCTATTGGGTGGATATGTGGGCAGGTGTTGAAGAGCTTTTCTGGAAGAA TTGAGGGGATCCAGAAAGCAATCATGGACCTCGTAGATGAGTTTAAAGATGAATTCCCTACCATCCTAAGATTATCACAGTCTAATCAG aaaagagAATCCGTGCAGAAAACATCTAAAGTCCGAATGGCTATTGCTTTAGCCAAGATCAATCGGGGAACATTAATTCAAGGATTAAACAGCATATCCAGATCCTCCAAATCAGTGGCCAAACTAATGCAGCCTCAGCTTGTATGTAGACTTTTGGAGTTAAGGGACATATCTCATCGTCTACTGAGGGAAGTTAATGAACCAAGACAACCCCTATATAACATGCAG GCCAGAAAGGGTTCTTTGTTTGAAATCATTTCCTTTCCAGCAAAGACTGCTTTAACTAGCATAATGTATGCTTCATATGCAGTGCTAATTTATTTG gCAGTCTGTGTTAATGCTGTGCTGGAgaagataaagaacattttccAAGAAGAAGAATCCATAAGACAAAACATAGAAGAcagtaaaaattttagaaaagcctTTTCTGAGCCCATGCTTTTGGAGCCTATATTTCCTGAAGATGAAATCAAAGCAAAACCTTACAGGTCATTGCCAGAGAAGCCAGACAATATTTCACATCACCCCAAGATTTCTGCTAATAAGCAGAGTAACAAGATCCAGGTTTTACATTCTGTGTTTGACTAA